One window of the Archangium primigenium genome contains the following:
- a CDS encoding FAD binding domain-containing protein: protein MNPFRYTRAGDVTEAVRLGGAARTKYLGGGTNLVDLMRETLERPTSLVDVTGLSSAIDEREDGGLRIGAAAKNTAVAEHLAVRTRYPVLSRALLAGASAQIRNMATVGGNILQRTRCTYFYDDDGSRCNKRVPGQGCDALDGFNRSHAILGASSACIATHPSDMCVALAALDATVHLEGARGARTLPFTELHRLPEDRPELETVLEPGELITAIELPALAFAARSTYRKVRDRASYAFALVSVAAALDVENGTVKDVRLALGGVAHKPWRAWKAEKVLRGQRATAQAFRAAADAELADASPLRDNGFKVELVRRTLTAVLGELAGGGA from the coding sequence ATGAATCCCTTCCGTTATACGCGCGCGGGTGATGTCACCGAAGCGGTCCGGCTCGGGGGCGCGGCGCGGACGAAGTACCTCGGGGGGGGCACCAACCTCGTGGACCTGATGCGCGAGACGCTCGAGCGGCCCACCTCGCTGGTCGACGTGACCGGCCTGTCCTCCGCGATCGACGAGCGGGAGGATGGCGGCCTGCGGATCGGCGCGGCGGCGAAGAACACCGCCGTGGCCGAGCATCTCGCGGTGCGCACCCGCTACCCGGTGCTCTCCCGGGCGCTGCTGGCGGGCGCCTCGGCGCAGATCCGCAACATGGCGACGGTGGGCGGGAACATCCTTCAGCGCACGCGCTGCACCTACTTCTACGACGACGACGGCTCGCGCTGTAACAAGCGCGTGCCGGGCCAGGGCTGCGACGCCCTTGACGGATTCAACCGGAGCCACGCGATCCTGGGCGCCTCGTCCGCCTGCATCGCGACCCACCCGTCCGACATGTGCGTCGCGCTCGCCGCGCTCGACGCGACGGTGCACCTCGAGGGCGCGCGCGGCGCGCGGACCTTGCCCTTCACCGAGCTGCACCGGCTGCCGGAGGACCGTCCCGAGCTCGAAACGGTGCTGGAGCCGGGCGAGCTCATCACCGCGATCGAATTGCCCGCGTTGGCCTTCGCGGCGCGCTCGACGTACCGCAAGGTGCGTGACCGGGCGAGCTACGCTTTCGCCCTGGTCTCGGTCGCGGCCGCCCTGGACGTGGAAAACGGCACCGTGAAGGACGTGCGGCTCGCGTTGGGCGGCGTCGCGCACAAGCCCTGGCGGGCGTGGAAGGCCGAGAAGGTCTTGCGCGGCCAGCGGGCCACCGCGCAGGCGTTCCGGGCGGCGGCGGACGCGGAGCTCGCCGACGCATCCCCCTTGCGTGACAACGGCTTCAAGGTCGAGCTCGTCAGGCGGACCCTCACCGCTGTCCTTGGCGAGCTCGCGGGAGGTGGCGCATGA
- a CDS encoding alpha/beta hydrolase, which yields MAPTQRGLIKTPHGLIHFVAKGALARPDRAALVCLHMSPRSVDEFRELQELLGTEERLVVALDELGYGASDNPDKSVTLEQLADTVMCVVEHLGIQRFCLVGSLMGCYMSINLAARFPERCAGLFLYNPYLWPDEAVEKARGEAASESPGAEWESKPDGSHFTDLWKLRSAFLPPDLNTRCVVDDAVYRLKRNLRRPLQIHIQEPQLFDFTRFAAQVKCPVLCTFGEQCVAFFDAIGLRMTEQKARLAARFSAASSYTEHHIPAASINMLNTHVTDITHLLTDTLNTLGV from the coding sequence ATGGCGCCGACACAACGCGGGTTGATCAAGACACCCCATGGGCTGATTCATTTCGTGGCGAAAGGCGCGCTCGCGCGACCAGACCGTGCCGCGCTGGTGTGTCTGCACATGAGCCCACGGAGCGTGGATGAATTCCGCGAACTGCAGGAACTCCTGGGCACGGAGGAGCGCCTCGTGGTGGCCCTCGATGAACTGGGCTACGGCGCGAGCGACAACCCGGACAAATCGGTGACGCTGGAGCAATTGGCGGACACCGTCATGTGTGTGGTGGAGCACCTGGGCATCCAGCGCTTCTGCCTGGTGGGCAGCCTGATGGGTTGCTACATGAGCATCAATCTGGCGGCGCGTTTTCCCGAGCGCTGCGCGGGGCTCTTCCTTTACAACCCCTACTTGTGGCCGGACGAGGCCGTGGAGAAGGCTCGCGGCGAGGCCGCCTCGGAGAGCCCGGGGGCCGAGTGGGAGTCCAAACCAGACGGAAGCCACTTCACGGACCTCTGGAAACTCCGCAGCGCCTTCCTCCCCCCGGACCTCAATACGCGCTGCGTGGTGGACGACGCCGTCTACCGCCTCAAGCGCAACCTGCGCCGTCCGCTCCAGATTCACATCCAGGAGCCGCAGCTCTTCGATTTCACCCGGTTCGCCGCGCAGGTGAAGTGCCCCGTGCTGTGCACGTTTGGCGAGCAATGCGTCGCTTTTTTCGATGCCATCGGCCTTCGAATGACCGAGCAGAAAGCCAGGCTCGCGGCGCGATTCTCCGCCGCCTCCTCTTATACCGAACACCACATTCCCGCCGCCTCCATCAACATGCTCAACACGCATGTCACGGACATCACCCACCTTCTCACGGACACTTTGAACACGCTGGGTGTGTAG
- a CDS encoding 2Fe-2S iron-sulfur cluster-binding protein — MPIKINGAQAELPADPRVSLLDLLRETLQLHGTKKGCNQGACGACTVLVDGERIVSCLALAVQYDGREVTTIEGLAGEGGLHPLQQAFIEHDGFQCGYCTPGQICSAIGMAAEARRGVPSVVTPDLAAKAVALTHDELRERMSGNLCRCGAYNGIVAAIAETYGEGAK; from the coding sequence ATGCCAATCAAAATCAACGGGGCCCAGGCCGAGCTGCCAGCGGACCCCCGCGTGTCACTGCTCGATCTGCTGCGAGAGACGCTGCAACTTCACGGGACCAAGAAGGGGTGCAACCAGGGCGCGTGTGGCGCTTGCACGGTGCTGGTGGATGGGGAGCGGATCGTGTCGTGCCTGGCGCTCGCGGTTCAGTACGACGGGCGCGAGGTGACGACGATCGAGGGCCTGGCGGGCGAGGGCGGGCTGCATCCGCTCCAGCAGGCGTTCATCGAGCATGACGGCTTCCAGTGCGGCTATTGCACGCCGGGGCAGATCTGCTCGGCGATTGGCATGGCCGCCGAGGCGCGGCGCGGGGTGCCGAGCGTGGTCACGCCCGATCTCGCCGCGAAAGCGGTCGCGCTGACCCATGACGAGCTGCGCGAGCGGATGAGCGGCAACCTCTGCCGCTGCGGGGCGTACAACGGCATCGTCGCCGCGATCGCCGAGACCTATGGGGAGGGCGCGAAATGA